Proteins encoded within one genomic window of Meriones unguiculatus strain TT.TT164.6M chromosome 20, Bangor_MerUng_6.1, whole genome shotgun sequence:
- the Cldn20 gene encoding claudin-20: MASAGLQLLAFILALTGVSGVLTATLLPNWKVNADMGSNIVTAIVQVHGLWMDCTWYSTGMFSCTLKYSILSLPIHVQTARATMVLSCVLSALGICTSIVGMKCTHLGGDIHTKSQISFAGGVCFITAGISGLIPTVWYTKEIIVNFLDLTVPESNKYEPGGAVYIGFISAMLLLISGIIFCISYIKRNPEPWIYPPKQKYTSTWQPKNRLAHNLKDYV, from the coding sequence ATGGCCTCAGCAGGCCTCCAGCTCCTTGCTTTCATCCTGGCCTTGACTGGAGTCTCTGGAGTACTCACTGCCACTCTGCTGCCAAACTGGAAGGTTAATGCAGACATGGGCTCCAACATTGTAACTGCTATTGTTCAAGTGCATGGGCTGTGGATGGACTGCACGTGGTACAGCACTGGGATGTTCAGCTGCACTCTGAAATACTCCATTCTGTCACTCCCCATCCACGTGCAGACGGCCAGAGCCACCATGGTCCTGTCCTGTGTTCTGTCTGCTTTGGGGATTTGCACTTCTATAGTAGGAATGAAATGCACTCACTTAGGAGGGGACATACACACCAAGAGTCAAATTTCCTTTGCTGGAGGAGTCTGCTTCATCACTGCAGGGATCTCTGGTTTAATCCCAACAGTGTGGTACACCAAGGAGATAATAGTAAACTTTCTAGATCTGACCGTTCCAGAAAGCAACAAATACGAACCTGGAGGAGCCGTCTATATTGGGTTCATTTCGGCAATGCTACTACTTATCTCTGGTATTATTTTCTGCATTTCTTATATAAAAAGGAACCCAGAACCATGGATCTATCCTCCCAAGCAGAAATATACCTCTACCTGGCAGCCAAAGAACAGGTTAGCACACAACCTGAAGGATTATGTGTAA